GATCGGCTGGGCCGCGTCCACCCCGATGATGGCCGCGGCCGGCCCGCCGCTGGCCGTCCCGCTGCTGCTGCTGCTGGCGTTCTTCGGCCTGCTGGTGGTCACCGCCACCCCGGTCAACCGGATTCCCGAGCGGCTGCGGCAGCTGGGCGTGCGGCTGGGCGTGGTCGAGCCGCTGCCCGGTGAGGAGGACGAGGCCGGCGTCGACCCGGTCACCGGGGAGCGGGAGTACTCCACCGCCCCGCCCGAGGACGCCGACCCGGACGCGCTGCCGATCACCGTCGAGAGCGACGAGCTCTCCGCCCGCCGCCGGCGCCGCCGCCGCAAGGGCGCCGACGAACCCGCCGACGGCACGGAGCCCACCGAGCCGCTCCCGCTGGAGAAGGACCCGTACCAGACCCGCGACCTGGCGGCCGGCGTCGCCGCCGACCTGGACGGCGCGCTGCTGTACGGCGTGCCCGGCTCGCCCGCGGTGGCCAGCATGCTCGGCGAGGTCAAGGACAACACCGCGCCGCCGGAGGAGCCCTGGACGCCCGAGGTGCCCGCCGCCCGCGCCCCGGGCGCCCCCGCGGGTCACGGCGAGGCCCCGGTCCGGATGGAGCAGCTCCAGCTCTCCGGGGACGTCACCTACGCGCTGCCCGCCCTCGACCTGCTGGAGCGCGGCGCCCCGGCCAAGGCCCGCTCCCAGATCAACGACGACGTGGTGGCCCAGCTCAGCGGCGTGTTCACCGAGTTCAAGGTCGACGCGAAGGTCACCGGCTTCACCCGCGGCCCGACGGTGACCCGCTACGAGGTCGAGCTCGGCCCCGCCGTGAAGGTCGAGCGGATCACCGCGCTGGCCAAGAACATCGCCTACGCGGTGGCCACCCCCGACGTGCGGATCATCTCGCCGATCCCCGGCAAGTCCGCGGTCGGCGTGGAGATCCCCAACCGGGACCGGGAGATGGTCACCCTCGGCGACCTGCTGCGCTCGCGCACCGCCGCCGAGGACACCCACCCGATGGTGGTCGGCATGGGCAAGGACGTCGAGGGCCACACCGTGATGGCCAACCTGGCGAAGATGCCGCACGTCCTGGTGGCCGGCGCCACCGGCGCGGGCAAGTCCTCCTGCATCAACTGCCTGATCACCTCGGTGCTGGTGCGCGCCACCCCCGACGAGGTCCGGATGGTGCTGGTCGACCCCAAGCGGGTCGAGCTGACCGCGTACGAGGGCATCCCGCACCTGATCACGCCGATCATCACCAACCCGAAGAAGGCCGCCGAGGCCCTCCAGTGGGTGGTGCGCGAGATGGACATGCGCTACGACGACCTGGCGGCCTACGGCTTCCGGCACGTCGACGACTTCAACGCCGCCGTCCGGGCCGGCACCGTGCAGCCCCCGCTGGGCAGCGAGCGCGAGCTGACCCCCTACCCGTACCTGCTGGTGATCGTCGACGAGCTGGCCGACCTGATGATGGTCGCCCCGCGCGACGTCGAGGACTCGGTGGTCCGGATCACCCAGCTCGCCCGGGCCGCCGGCATCCACCTGGTGCTGGCCACCCAGCGCCCCTCGGTGGACGTGGTCACCGGCCTGATCAAGGCCAACGTGCCGTCCCGGCTGGCCTTCGCCACCTCGGCGATGGCCGACTCCCGGGTCATCCTCGACCAGCCCGGCGCCGAGAAGCTGATCGGCAAGGGCGACGCGCTGTTCCTGCCGATGGGTGCCTCCAAGCCGGTCCGGATGCAGGGCGCGTTCGTCACCGAGTCGGAGATCGCCAAGGTCGTCCAGCACTGCAAGGACCAGCTGACCGCCAGCTACCGGGACGACGTGGTGGTCGGCGGCGGCCCCAAGAAGGAGATCGACGAGGAGATCGGCGACGACCTCGACCTGCTGATCCAGGCCGCCGAGCTGGTGGTCACCACCCAGTTCGGGTCGACCTCGATGCTCCAGCGCAAGCTGCGGGTCGGCTTCGCCAAGGCCGGCCGGCTGATGGACCTGATGGAGTCCCGCGGCATCGTCGGCCCCAGCGAGGGGTCCAAGGCCCGGGACGTGCTGGTCAAGCCGGACGAACTGGATGGTGTGCTGCTGGCCCTCCGGGGGTAGGCGGTGGGCGGTCGCGCGGCCGGAAGCCGCCGTGACCGCCCGTCAACTTCTGTTGCGAGACTGTGGCACGTTCGGGCCCCCTCCGGTTGAGAAACGTTCCGTCTCCACCCCTAGACTGGTGCCTCAGCAGGTGGCCTCCGCTCGAAAGGCGTGCCCAGTGACCATCGGCAAGTCCCCCCGCAGCTCCGCCCCCGACTCCTCCGCGCCCGCCGCCGCCGAGGAGTCGAGCCGTGCCACCGGCGGGCCGAGCATCGGGCGGCTGCTCTCCAGGGCCCGGATCGACGCCGGCCTGACGGTCGACCAGGTCAGCACCCGCACCAGGATCCGGGTGCCGATCGTGCACGCCATCGAGTCCGACGACTTCGAGCGCTGCGGCGGCGCCTTCTACGCCCGCGGCCACCTGCGGCTGCTGGCCCGCGAGGTCGGCCTGGACGGCGAGGCGCTGGTCGCCCGCTACGACGCCGAGCACGGCGGGGCCCCCGCCCGGCCGGCCGGCCAGCTGGTCGACCCCGGCCCGATCAAGGTCCGCGACCACAACCGGCCGAACTGGACCGCCGCGATGGTCGTCGCGATCCTCGCCGTGGTCGCGCTGATCGGCTACAACCTGGTCGGCTCCTCGTCCTCCGGCGGCGACCAGCCCGGCGCGGCCAGCGCCCCGCTGCCCTCCGGCGTCTCCGCCCCGGCCACCACCTCCCCGTCCGCGCAGCCGCCGGCCCCCGAGAGCAGCGTCGCCGCGATCGCCGCCGCGCCCGCCGACAAGGTCACCGTCAAGCTGGTCGCCGGGCAGGACAAGAGCTGGGTCACCGCCAAGGACGGCAACGGCAAGTCGCTGTACTCCAACAACCTGGAAGCCGGCCAGGACCAGACCTTCACCGACGCCAAGAAGATCACCCTGGTGATCGGCAACGCCGGCGCCGTGCACCTGTTCGTCAACGGCAAGGACCTCGGCCCGGCCGGACAGGACGGGCAGGTCGTGCACCTCACCTACACCCCCGGCGACCCGCAGGCGGGCTGAACCGGGACGATCCGCCCGCCGTGGCAACGCGCGCGCCCTCCGGGGGGAACTCCACCGGGGGGCGCGCGTTAATCTTGGCGTCATGCCTGAAACCCGCACTGTCGCCCTGGTCACGCTCGGATGCGCCCGCAACGAGGTCGACTCCGAGGAACTCGCCGGGCGACTGGAGGCCGACGGCTGGCGACTGGTGGACGACGCCAGCGAGGCCGACGTCGCCGTCGTCAACACCTGCGGGTTCGTCGAGGCCGCCAAGAAGGACTCCGTCGACGCCCTGCTGGAGGCCAACGACCTCAAGGGCCACGGCCGCACCCAGGCCGTGGTCGCGGTCGGCTGCATGGCCGAGCGCTACGGCAAGGAGCTCGCCGACGCCCTCCCCGAGGCCGACGGCGTGCTCGGCTTCGACGACTACGCCGACATCTCCAGCCGCCTGAACACCATCCTCTCCGGCGGCCACGTCGAGGCCCACACCCCCCGCGACCGCCGCAAGCTGCTCCCGCTCACCCCGGTCGAACGGCAGGCCGCCGCCGCCGAGGTCGCGCTGCCCGGCCACGGCGCCCCCGAGGACCTCCCCGAGGGGCTGGCCCCCGCCTCCGGCCCGCGCACCCTGCGCAAGCGCCTGGACGACAACCCGGTCGCCTCGATCAAGCTCGCCTCCGGCTGCGACCGCCGCTGCTCGTTCTGCGCCATCCCGGCCTTCCGCGGCTCGTTCATCTCCCGCCGCCCCTCCGACGTCCTCGGCGAGGCGGTCTGGCTGGCCGGGCAGGGCGTGCGCGAGGTCGTCCTGGTCTCCGAGAACAACACCTCCTACGGCAAGGACCTCGGCGACATCCGCCTGCTGGAGACCCTGCTCACCGAGATCGCCGCCGTCGAGGGCATCGAGCGGGTCCGGGTCAGCTACCTGCAGCCCGCCGAGATGCGCCCCGGCCTGATCGACGTGATGACCGGCACCGACAAGGTGGTGCCCTACTTCGACCTGTCCTTCCAGCACTCCGCGCCCGCCGTGCTGCGCCGGATGCGCCGCTTCGGCTCCACCGAGCAGTTCCTCGGCCTGCTGGAGTCGATCCGGGCCAAGGCCCCGGAGGCCGGCGCCCGCTCCAACTTCATCGTGGGCTTCCCCGGCGAGAGCGAGGAGGACTACGCGGAGCTGGAACGGTTCATCACCCACGCCGGGCTCGACGCCATCGGCGTGTTCGGGTACTCCGACGAGGACGGCACCGAGGCGGCCGGCTACGACGGCAAGCTCGACCAGGACGTGGTCGACGACCGGGTCGCCCGGCTCTCCAAGCTCGCCGAGGAGCTCACCGCGCAGCGCGCCGAGCAGCGGATCGGCAGCGAGGTCACCGTGCTGGTGGAGTCGGTCGAGGACGGGGTGGTGGAGGGCCGCGCCGCCCACCAGGCCCCGGAGACCGACGGCCTGACCACCCTGCTCGGCGTCGAGGACGCGGTGGTCGGCCGGTTCTACCGGGCCGTCGTGATCGGCACCGAGGGCGTCGACCTGGTCGCCGAGGCCGCTGACGACGCCGACGCCGAGGTCGAGGTCGCGGCCGCGGAGCTCGCCGGAGCCGACGTATGACCAAGGGGCCGGGGGCCCCGGCCGCGACCCGGCCGACCCCGGCGGCCGTCCCGCCGCAGCCCGGCGTGTGGAACATCGCCAACGTGCTGACCATGTTCCGGCTGGTGCTCGTCCCGGTCTTCGCCGCGCTGCTGTTCGCCGGCGGCGGGCACGACCCCGAGTGGCGGGCCTTCGCCTGGGCGGCCTTCGCCATCGCGATGATCACCGACGTGTTCGACGGCGCGCTGGCCCGCCGCAAGGGCCTGGTCACCGACTTCGGCCGGATCGCCGACCCGATCGCCGACAAGGCGATCATGGGCACCGGCCTGATCGGCCTGTCGCTGCTCGGCGACCTGCCCTGGTGGGTCACCGCGGTCATCCTGGCCCGCGAGCTGGGCATCACCCTGATGCGGTTCTGGGTGATCCGCTACGCGGTCATCCCGGCCAGCCGCGGCGGCAAGGCCAAGACGCTCGCCCAGGGCACCGCGGTCGGCATGTACGTCCTGGTGCTCACCGGGCCGCTGGCCACCGCCCGGGCCGTGGTGATGGGCGTCGCGGTGCTCCTCACCCTCGCCACCGGCCTCGACTACGTGCTGCAGGCCGTCCGGCTGCGCCGCGAGGGCATCGCCAGGGAGCGCCGCGGTGAGTGAGGCCGCGGCGGGCCGGGACGGGGGCGCCGCCGCCCGGGCGCTGGCGGCGCTGCGGGCCCGCGGCGCCACCCTGGCCGTCGCCGAGTCGCTCACCGGCGGCCTGCTGGCCGCCGCCCTGGTGGACGTCCCCGGCGCCTCCGCGGCCTTCCGGGGCTCGGTCACCGCGTACGCCACCGAGCTCAAGGCCGCCGTGCTCGGCGTCGACGAGGGCCTGCTCGACGTGCACGGCCCGGTCCACCCGGTGGTGGCCCGGCAGATGGCCGAGGGGGTGCGCCGCCTGCTCGGCGCCGACTGGGCGCTGGCCACCACCGGCGTGGCCGGACCCGACCCGCAGGACGGGCGGCCGGTCGGCACCGTGTACGTCGCGCTCGCCGGTCCGGCGGGAACAGAAGCACTCCCGCTCCGGTTGTCGGGTGGGCGTGACACGATCCGCCGGGAGTCGGTGGAGGCCGCGCTGGGGCTGCTGCTCCGGCGGCTGGCGGCCGACGGGGGCTGAGCCTCGCGCAAAGCCCCGGCCCGGCGCCCGAAAACCCGTGAACCCGCCGCACCCGACGGTGGATCGTGTTACACCGGATGCTCCGGCCGGACGGAAGCCGGCCGGGCGGGAATCACGTCGACCCGGCGTCGACCGCGCGTCCGGAGCCGGACATCTGCCCGTCACGGGTGGTTCGACGGCTCCGGAGGGGAAGATACAGGGAGGGGGCGCCTTGCAGCCCAGAGTGAACACGACCCCGGTCCCGGCACGGGATGCTGGCAAGGCGGTACGGTGGGGTCGTGACATCTCGATCCGCAGTCCGAGGAGGGAGGCACCGATGATTCTGCTCCGTCGCCTGCTTGGCGATGTGCTGCGTCGGCAGCGCCAGCGCCAGGGCCGCACACTCCGCGAGGTGTCGGCAGCCGCCAGGGTTTCGCTCGGGTACCTCTCCGAGGTCGAGCGGGGTCAGAAGGAGGCGTCCTCCGAGCTGCTCTCCGCCATCTGCGACGCACTCGACGTGCGGATGTCGGAGGTCATGCGGGAGGTCAGCGACGAACTGTCGCTCGCCGAACTTGCGGCGATGGCCACCCTCTCGGAGGGTGATCTGCTGAGGCCGGTGCTCGAACCGGTTCCGCTGCCGGCCCCCGGTGTCGACCGGTCCGGTTCCATCGCGCCCAAGGCGGCGATGGACGTGGTGGCGGCCTGACCGGACCTCGACCGTCCCGCACCGCGGGACGCCGGGCGAAGGAGGGCCACGATGCGGAGTGCGCGCAGTGCGCTGCTGTTCGGTGCGACGGCACTGGTCGGCCTGGGCCTGATACTGCTGCTGGTGAGCGGCACCGCCATGCACGGCGGTGCCGCTCTCGGCATGCTCGCGGCCGGGTGGTGGGGGATGGGACTGGTCCCGGTGCACGTCCGGACCGCGCCGCCGGAGCCGGCCGCGCGGCGCCGGGCGGTGCCGGAGCCGCCGGGCCCGCCCGGGGCGGTGCGGGCTCCCTCGGACGGGTGAAGCGGCGCCCGGCTACCGCAGCCGGTAGCCCTTCGGGGTGGGGTGGAAACCGGCCGTCTCCAGCAGGGGGCCCAGGGGGCTGGTGAGGGCCGGGTGGCCGTTGACGCGCTCGATGGTGAGCGGACCGGCCAGCGCGGACAGCGCCGCGGACAGCGCCGGGCCCTCCTCGGCCCAGGCGAGCAGGGACTTGCCGCCGCGCTCCAGGTAGAGCACCAGCTCGCCGTCGGCCAGGGCGACCAGTGAACCGGCCTTGCGGCCGGGGCGGTGCGCGGCCGCGGTGTCGGACGGCGGCTCGGGCCAGGGCAGGGCCGCGCCGTACGCGTTGGCGGGGTCGGCGGCGGCCAGCACCAGGGCCTGCGGGCCCTGCGCGGCCCCCGGGGCGGACCACTCCTCGCCGCCCGCCCGCTCCAGCCGGGAGCTGACCGAGCGCAGCCGGTCCGCGGCGCCGTCCATGGCGAACTGGGCGCCGCCGAGGCCCTCGACGAAGTACCCCCGGCGGGCCCGGCCGCGCTCCTCGAACGCCGACAGCACCCGGTAGACGCCCGCGAAGCCGCCCGGGACGCGCTCGGCGGCCACCGTGCCCCTGGTCAGCACGCCGTGCCGGTCCAGCAGGGCCTGCGCCCGGGCCGCGGCCCGCGCCGTCGCCCGCCGTCGAGCGCGGGCAGCAGCGACCAGCGGCCGGCCGCGGTCGGCGGGCCGGTGCGGGAGGACGGGCGGGCCAGGCCCCGGGCCGCGCCGCCGTAGCGACCGCGCGGGGTGGCGCGCGGGGCGCGGTGCGCGGTGGAGCCGGCGGTGCGGCCGGAGCCGAGCAGGCCGCGCAGCGGGGCCAGCGTGTCGTTGGTGACGTACCCGGCCCAGACCAAGTCCCACAGGGCGTCGGCGATCTCGGCGTCCGGGGTGTCCGGGACGCGCTCGGCGAGCTGGCGGAAGAACGCGCCGTAGCCGCCGGACAGCGCCTCCAGCAGGGCGGTGTGCACCGGGCCCGGGGTGAGCGGCAGCGGCTCGGGGCGCAGCAGGTGCGCGTTCTCCGGCAGGTGCAGGCTGATCCAGCCGTCCTTGCCGGGCAGCGCGCCCGCGCCGGACCAGCCGATCTCGCCGGCCGCCATCAGCTCGTCCAGCAGGGCGGGGGAGTAGTCGGACAGCCGGGCGGGCAGCACGAGCTTCTCCAGGGCGGAGGCGGGCAGCGCGGTGCCCTGGAGCTGCTCGACCACCCGGTAGAGGCCGTCGGCGCCGCGCAGGCGGTGCCCGGCCAGGTGCTGCCACTGCGGGAGGAACGCGGCCAGCGCCTTCGGCGGGACGGCCTCCACCTCCTGCCGCAGGGCGGCCAGCGAGCGGCGGCGCAGCCGGCGCAGCACCTCGGCGTCGCACCACTCCGGGACGGTGGAGGAGCCGTCGGGCCGGAACGCGCCCTGGACCAGGCGGCCGGCGGCGGTGAGCCGGTGCAGGGTGCCGGTGACGACGGCGCTGCCGAGGCCGAAGCGGTCGGCGGCGTCCTGGGCGGTGAACGGGCCGTGGGTGCGGGCGTGCCGGGCCAGCAGGTCGCCCAGCGGGTCCTTGACCGGCTCGGTGAACGCCTCGGGGACGCCGACCGGCAGCGGGGTGCCCAGGGCGTCGCGCAGCCGCCCGGCGTCCTCGATCGCGGCCCAGCGCAGCACGCCGCCGATCCGGACCTGGATCGCCCGGCGGGCGGACTCCAGCTCCAGCGCCCACAGCGGTTCGGCGCCGCGCGCGGACAGTTCGGCCTCGGAGAGCGGGCCGAGCAGCCGCAGCGCGTCCGCGACGCCCTCGGCGTCCCTGATCCGGCGCTCGGGGGTGAGCCGCCGGAGTTCGGCCTCCAGCTCGGCGAGGACCTGCGGGTCGAGCAGTTCGCGCAGCTCGGCCTGGCCGAGCAGCTCGGACAGCAGCCGGGAGTCCAGCGCGAGGGCGGCGGCCCGGCGCTCGGCGATCGGGGAGTCGCCCTCGTACAGGAACTGGGCGACGTAGCCGAACAGCAGGGAGCGGGCGAACGGGGACGGTTCGGGGGTGGTGACCTCGACCAGGCGCACCGCGCGGGACTCCAGGTCTCCCATCAGCTCGACCAGGCCCGGCACGTCGAACACGTCCTGCAGGCACTCGCGGACGGCCTCCAGGACGATCGGGAAGGAGCCGTACTCGGCGGCCACCTCCAGCAGTTGGGAGGCGCGCTGGCGCTGCTGCCACAGCGGGGTGCGCTTGCCCGGGCTGCGCCGGGGCAGCAGCAGGGCGCGGCCGGCGCACTCGCGGAAGCGGGCGGCGAACAGGGCCGAGCCGCCGACCTGGTCGGTGACCAGCTGCTCGATCTCGGCGGCGTCGAAGACCGCGGCGTCGGCGCCGACCGGGGCCTCGTCGGCGGGCGGGGCGGTGGCGGCGGAGGGGATCGCGGAGGGGAGCGCGGCGGGGAAGTCGGCCAGCAGGTCGGCGTCCGGCAGCCGGAGCACGATGCCGTCGTCGGCGTGCATCACCTGCGGGTCCAGGCCGTGCTTCTCGCGCAGCCGGGCGCCGATGGCCAGCGCCCACGGGGCGTGCACCTGGGCGCCGAAGGGGGAGTGCACGACGATCCGCCAGTCGCCGAGCTCGTCGCGGAAGCGCTCGACCACGATGGTGCGGTCGTCGGGCAGGTGGCCGCAGGCCGCGCGCTGCTCGGCGAGGTAGCTGAGCAGGTTGGCGGCCGCCCAGTCGTCCAGCCCGGCGGCGTGCAGGCGCGCGGTGGCAGCGGCGGGCTCCAGAGCGCCGATCTCGCGGACGAACGCGCCCACGGCGCGGCCGAGTTCGAGCGGGCGGCCGAGGGTGTCGCCCTTCCAGAACGGGAGCCGGCCCGGGACGCCGGGGGCGGGGGTGACCAGCACCTTGTCGTGGGTGATCTCCTGGATCCGCCAGGAGGTGGTGCCCAGGGTGAAGACGTCCCCCACCCGGGACTCGTAGACCATCTCCTCGTCGAGCTCGCCGACCCTCCCGCCGCCCTTCTTGGGGTCCGCCCCCGCGATGAAGACGCCGAACAGGCCGCGGTCGGGGATGGTGCCGCCGGAGGTGACGGCCAGCCGCTGGGCGCCGGGGCGGCCGGTGACGGTGCCGGCGACGCGGTCCCAGACCAGGCGGGGGCGCAGCTCGGCGAAGGCGTCGGACGGGTAGCGGCCGGCCAGCATGTCGAGCACGCCGTCGAACGCGGACTGCGGGAGGGTGGCGAACGGGGCGGCGCGGCGGCACAGGGCGAGCAACTCGTCGACGTCCCGGACGTCCAGCGCGGTGATCGCGACCAGCTGCTGGGCCAGCACGTCCAGCGGGTTGCGCGGGACGCGCAGGGCCTCGATCCGGCCGGTGCGCATCCGCTCGGTGACCACGGCGGACTGCACCAGGTCGCCGCGGTACTTGGGGAAGAACACGCCCCGCGAGACGGCGCCGACCTGGTGGCCGGCCCGGCCGACCCGCTGCAGGCCGGAGGCGACCGAGGGCGGGGATTCGACCTGCACCACCAGGTCGACGGAGCCCATGTCGATGCCCAGCTCCAGGCTGGAGGTGGCCACCACGGCGGGCAGCCGGCCGGCCTTCAACTCCTCCTCCACCAGCGCCCGCTGCTCCTTGGAGACCGAGCCGTGGTGCGCCCTGGCCAGCAGCGGCGGGGCGCCCGCGGCGGCGCCCGAGCCGCCCATCAGCTCGGCGGGGGAGTGCGCGGCGGGCAGCGGGGCGCCGGTGGCCCGCTCGTGGGCGATCTCGTTCAGCCGGTTGCACAGCCGCTCGGCCAGCCGGCGGGAGTTGGCGAACACGATGGTCGAGCGGTGCGCCTGCACCAGGTCGACGATCCGCTCCTCGACGTGCGGCCAGATGGAGCCCTGCCGCTGCGGGTCGTCCTCCTCGGCGGGGGCGGCGGGCAGGTCCGCCAGGTCCGGGACGGGGACCACCACGGACAGGTCGAAGCGCTTGTCGCCGCCGGGCCGGACGATCGCCGCGCCGCGCTGCGGGCTGAGGTAGCGCGCCACCTCCTCGACCGGGCGGACGGTCGCCGACAGGCCGATCCGGCGGGCCGGGCGCTCCAGCAGTTCGTCCAGCCGCTCCAGGCTGAGCGCCAGGTGCGCGCCGCGCTTGGTGCCGGCCACCGCGTGCACCTCGTCCAGGATCACCGTGTCGACGCCGCGCAGGGCGTCCCGGGCGGCGGAGGTGAGCAGCAGGAACAGCGACTCGGGGGTGGTGATCAGGATGTCCGGCGGGTGGGTGGCGAACTTCCGGCGGTCGGCGGCCGGGGTGTCGCCCGAGCGGACGCCGACCCGCACCTCGGGCTCCGACAGGCCCAGCCGGACGGACGCCTGCCGCAGGCCGGCCAGCGGGGCGCGCAGGTTGCGCTCGACGTCGACCGCGAGGGCCTTCAGCGGGGAGACGTAGAGCACCCGGCAGCGGCGCTTCGGGTCGGCCGGGGGCGGCTCGGCGGCCAGCCGGTCCAGCGCCGAGAGGAAGGCCGCCAGCGTCTTGCCGGAGCCGGTCGGGGCGACCACCAGCACGTCCGTCCCCAGCCCGATCGCGGACCAGGCCCGGGACTGCGCCTCGGTGGGCGCGGCGAACGCCCCGGTG
The window above is part of the Kitasatospora sp. NA04385 genome. Proteins encoded here:
- a CDS encoding DNA translocase FtsK, translated to MATRTPGSAAARTGKPGPARSAPAKKAPAKGAAPKPPAKKAPAKKAVPARKAAPKAPPPPAAPPPKRPILFRAVRALWLGLAHSVGAVFRGFGHGARNLHPEHRKDGVALLLLALALVTAAGTWFSPQGWLGGAATSVVSGLFGRLDVLVPFLFGALAVRLMRHPEVPEANGRIAIGLSTLVVGVLGLVHIGCGGPAMGAGATRIRQAGGLIGWAASTPMMAAAGPPLAVPLLLLLAFFGLLVVTATPVNRIPERLRQLGVRLGVVEPLPGEEDEAGVDPVTGEREYSTAPPEDADPDALPITVESDELSARRRRRRRKGADEPADGTEPTEPLPLEKDPYQTRDLAAGVAADLDGALLYGVPGSPAVASMLGEVKDNTAPPEEPWTPEVPAARAPGAPAGHGEAPVRMEQLQLSGDVTYALPALDLLERGAPAKARSQINDDVVAQLSGVFTEFKVDAKVTGFTRGPTVTRYEVELGPAVKVERITALAKNIAYAVATPDVRIISPIPGKSAVGVEIPNRDREMVTLGDLLRSRTAAEDTHPMVVGMGKDVEGHTVMANLAKMPHVLVAGATGAGKSSCINCLITSVLVRATPDEVRMVLVDPKRVELTAYEGIPHLITPIITNPKKAAEALQWVVREMDMRYDDLAAYGFRHVDDFNAAVRAGTVQPPLGSERELTPYPYLLVIVDELADLMMVAPRDVEDSVVRITQLARAAGIHLVLATQRPSVDVVTGLIKANVPSRLAFATSAMADSRVILDQPGAEKLIGKGDALFLPMGASKPVRMQGAFVTESEIAKVVQHCKDQLTASYRDDVVVGGGPKKEIDEEIGDDLDLLIQAAELVVTTQFGSTSMLQRKLRVGFAKAGRLMDLMESRGIVGPSEGSKARDVLVKPDELDGVLLALRG
- a CDS encoding RodZ domain-containing protein; translation: MTIGKSPRSSAPDSSAPAAAEESSRATGGPSIGRLLSRARIDAGLTVDQVSTRTRIRVPIVHAIESDDFERCGGAFYARGHLRLLAREVGLDGEALVARYDAEHGGAPARPAGQLVDPGPIKVRDHNRPNWTAAMVVAILAVVALIGYNLVGSSSSGGDQPGAASAPLPSGVSAPATTSPSAQPPAPESSVAAIAAAPADKVTVKLVAGQDKSWVTAKDGNGKSLYSNNLEAGQDQTFTDAKKITLVIGNAGAVHLFVNGKDLGPAGQDGQVVHLTYTPGDPQAG
- the rimO gene encoding 30S ribosomal protein S12 methylthiotransferase RimO codes for the protein MPETRTVALVTLGCARNEVDSEELAGRLEADGWRLVDDASEADVAVVNTCGFVEAAKKDSVDALLEANDLKGHGRTQAVVAVGCMAERYGKELADALPEADGVLGFDDYADISSRLNTILSGGHVEAHTPRDRRKLLPLTPVERQAAAAEVALPGHGAPEDLPEGLAPASGPRTLRKRLDDNPVASIKLASGCDRRCSFCAIPAFRGSFISRRPSDVLGEAVWLAGQGVREVVLVSENNTSYGKDLGDIRLLETLLTEIAAVEGIERVRVSYLQPAEMRPGLIDVMTGTDKVVPYFDLSFQHSAPAVLRRMRRFGSTEQFLGLLESIRAKAPEAGARSNFIVGFPGESEEDYAELERFITHAGLDAIGVFGYSDEDGTEAAGYDGKLDQDVVDDRVARLSKLAEELTAQRAEQRIGSEVTVLVESVEDGVVEGRAAHQAPETDGLTTLLGVEDAVVGRFYRAVVIGTEGVDLVAEAADDADAEVEVAAAELAGADV
- the pgsA gene encoding CDP-diacylglycerol--glycerol-3-phosphate 3-phosphatidyltransferase, with protein sequence MTKGPGAPAATRPTPAAVPPQPGVWNIANVLTMFRLVLVPVFAALLFAGGGHDPEWRAFAWAAFAIAMITDVFDGALARRKGLVTDFGRIADPIADKAIMGTGLIGLSLLGDLPWWVTAVILARELGITLMRFWVIRYAVIPASRGGKAKTLAQGTAVGMYVLVLTGPLATARAVVMGVAVLLTLATGLDYVLQAVRLRREGIARERRGE
- a CDS encoding CinA family protein, with protein sequence MAALRARGATLAVAESLTGGLLAAALVDVPGASAAFRGSVTAYATELKAAVLGVDEGLLDVHGPVHPVVARQMAEGVRRLLGADWALATTGVAGPDPQDGRPVGTVYVALAGPAGTEALPLRLSGGRDTIRRESVEAALGLLLRRLAADGG
- a CDS encoding helix-turn-helix domain-containing protein, giving the protein MILLRRLLGDVLRRQRQRQGRTLREVSAAARVSLGYLSEVERGQKEASSELLSAICDALDVRMSEVMREVSDELSLAELAAMATLSEGDLLRPVLEPVPLPAPGVDRSGSIAPKAAMDVVAA